Proteins encoded within one genomic window of Triticum aestivum cultivar Chinese Spring chromosome 2D, IWGSC CS RefSeq v2.1, whole genome shotgun sequence:
- the LOC123050315 gene encoding cytochrome P450 72A14, producing MEEAMAILRDASPWSLLAGAAAMATLWWAVRMLEWVWWGPRRVERALRAQGLRGTQYRLLRGDIKEEQRLMRAALSKPVPMDRPHHIVPRVSPLLHRVTEEHGKVSLTWFGPYPRITISDPELVRQVLANKFGHFDKTKLARLAKVFIGGLAVLDGEEWAKHRRIMNPAFHAEKLKRMLPAFSASCSELIDRWENSVTVSVGAIELDVWSEFQNLSGEVISRAAFGVTNEEGRRIFQLQAEQAERLVQSFRTNYIPGFSLLPTENNRRMKAINTEVKAILRGIIEKRQKYMKNGGTDKDDLLGLLLESNMDYSDADGKTNKGMTVEDVIDECKLFYFAGMETTAVLLSWTVVLLSMHPEWQDRAREEVLQVFGKNKPDLNGLSRLKVVMMVFNEVLRLYPPVMLINRRTYKKIELGGVTYPPNVMLALQLMFIHRDPAIWGDDAGEFNPGRFAEGVSKASRDPGAFFAFSSGPRNCIGQNFALLEAKVAVSMILQRFSFELSPTYVHAPYAVLTLHPQHGVPVRLHRL from the exons ATGGAGGAAGCCATGGCGATTCTGCGCGATGCTTCGCCGTGGAGCCTGCTCGCCggcgcggcggccatggcgacTCTGTGGTGGGCGGTCCGGATGCTTGAGTGGGTCTGGTGGGGCCCGAGGCGCGTCGAACGGGCCCTGAGGGCGCAGGGCCTCAGGGGCACCCAGTACCGGCTCCTGAGAGGCGACATCAAGGAGGAGCAGCGGCTCATGAGGGCGGCCCTCTCCAAGCCCGTGCCAATGGACCGGCCACACCACATAGTCCCGCGCGTCTCCCCTCTCCTCCACCGCGTCACGGAGGAGCACG GGAAGGTTTCATTGACATGGTTTGGGCCATACCCAAGAATCACAATCAGTGATCCTGAGCTGGTTCGACAAGTTCTGGCAAATAAATTTGGCCACTTCGATAAAACGAAGCTAGCCCGCCTTGCAAAGGTATTTATTGGTGGACTCGCAGTACTTGACGGTGAAGAATGGGCCAAACATAGGAGGATCATGAATCCAGCCTTTCATGCAGAAAAGCTAAAG CGGATGTTGCCAGCATTCTCTGCATCTTGCAGTGAACTAATTGACAGATGGGAGAATTCAGTCACCGTTTCCGTTGGAGCAATAGAGCTTGATGTTTGGTCGGAGTTCCAAAATTTATCAGGGGAAGTCATTTCAAGAGCTGCATTCGGTGTCACCAACGAAGAAGGCAGGCGCATTTTCCAACTTCAGGCCGAGCAAGCAGAGCGCCTTGTCCAATCTTTCCGGACTAATTACATCCCGGGCTTCTC TCTGTTGCCGACAGAAAACAACAGGAGGATGAAGGCTATAAATACAGAGGTCAAAGCGATTCTAAGGGGGATAATAGAGAAGAGGCAGAAGTACATGAAGAATGGAGGAACTGACAAGGACGATCTGCTCGGCCTGCTGCTAGAGTCAAACATGGATTACAGTGATGCCGATGGCAAAACAAACAAGGGGATGACCGTGGAAGATGTCATTGATGAATGCAAGTTGTTCTACTTCGCGGGAATGGAGACTACAGCCGTACTGCTCTCATGGACGGTGGTGTTACTAAGCATGCATCCGGAGTGGCAGGATCGTGCCAGGGAGGAGGTTCTGCAAGTATTTGGGAAGAACAAACCAGATTTAAATGGTCTTAGCCGCCTAAAAGTT GTTATGATGGTGTTCAACGAGGTCCTGCGTCTGTACCCACCGGTGATGCTCATTAACCGCCGGACATACAAGAAGATAGAGCTCGGAGGCGTCACATACCCGCCGAACGTGATGCTCGCGCTGCAACTCATGTTCATCCACCGTGACCCTGCCATCTGGGGGGATGACGCCGGCGAGTTCAATCCGGGGAGATTTGCCGAGGGGGTCTCCAAGGCAAGCAGGGACCCGGGGGCCTTCTTCGCCTTCAGCTCAGGGCCGAGGAACTGCATTGGTCAGAACTTCGCGCTGCTTGAGGCCAAGGTGGCCGTCAGCATGATCCTGCAGCGGTTCTCTTTTGAGCTGTCGCCGACGTACGTGCACGCACCCTATGCCGTCCTTACACTGCACCCGCAGCACGGTGTTCCGGTCAGGCTGCACCGGCTCTGA